A window of Chrysoperla carnea chromosome 3, inChrCarn1.1, whole genome shotgun sequence genomic DNA:
CTGAATTTGTACGTGATGAACGGCTACCGGTTGTATTTGTATTACCTTGACTATTATTGCTACCACCGGGTGATTCATATAAGCCATATTGTTGTTTTTGTCCATTTAATGTTTGTGTACCATTTGTGGGTGTGTTATTTGATGATCGTTTAGCCCATTTTCTTAAAGCAACAGCATAATCTTCTGGATTGTATATGGGAGGGCGTTGTTTTTCctagaaagaaaatattaaaaaacatttaattctgATGTATgggataatgtttataaaagcCTTCGGCAATAAAAGTTTGGGACTAAATAATCAAGTATTTATTAGATAGAGTTATTTGAGTTTATTGTCTATCTTTATCAAGAAATCATTTTGTGAATTCATTGGATTTTAAAGAGCATTGTGAATCTGATATCTCGAGAATCATAATGTTTAATAGGCtattatttctcaataaatgttattttttacaaagGAATAGGAACTGATATTGTTTCGGTCACACCGACTATCCTCTTTAGGAAAAATTCTACATCAATGAATGAAACTTTGCATTTATAGTCtttgattcatttcaataaGAAACCGATTAAAATTCTTTGCTCAGTGAATAACTTCTTAGAATATTTTAAGCAAGTTCGTACAGTTTCATATACGTTATACCATCTCTGGAATTCACTGAATCTTCCGgaaatactttttcaatatttgttttttgtgtgtGCACATCACACTTTCTAAATTTTGATACCAAGAGTGAACAGATTATAGAAAATAGAATTATAGATATATCACAAGACTTTTCAATaagcattaaaataataatatcattatagttttaaaaaggtTTAGCTCCAATGAATAGGAAGAGttaatagtaattataataGTAATTGAAGATAGGTATTAACTATATTAATAAAGAGTCTTCCATTAAGAGTGATACTATTACTTAGtgataaacttaaattaaacaacttgagatatcatataaattttgtttttattcaatagcaattatattgaataaaattgctTATTGCTTATAATTGCTTGcaaattattgaactttttttatccaaatgaGTTCAGTTTGAGCAGTTTCTTATggacttaataatttttattgttccatattgtcaatataaaatttctattcagCGTTTAGTAAGATCATTAAATatctcatatttataataatatctcaTGTGACCCTTTAAAAGTaagctaaattttatttcttttgtagGTACACTCCTCCCTGCGAAGCTTCGGATCTTATACAGTGTGAtcttttcaaaagtatccacaaTAAATGACTGTTGagctgatgtgattattgttttgagtgaaaacacaacgatttagatatcgagggggaagttcaaaaatggtacctcgagaattttaattttcaccccTTTGCTCCTAGCCAcaacaactttgaaatttcaaatggaatcTCCTACTTTGTTAAACATAATTctaaagggcataaaattctctattcacgataaaaaaaaaagtgaaatcgaaatttttggtttcattcCTTCATCTCCACCCACACcgactttgaaatttcaactGGCACTTCCTCCTTTATGATACCTCATTTGGAAaggcataaaattctctcttcTGGGTAGCCTATTTTAAGGACCAATCGATCGAATTCacttttttatcatggttaaagagaaaattttaaactctttcaaatgaggtatcacaaaGTAGGAAGTGCCATTTGGAATTTCAAACTTTATGAAATGTTTATGttgaatttaagttaaaaagtgCTATCaatcttaatggaaaacctttGAATACCTGGTATAATCATTATAGGAACGGTCTATGACTATAGATTATTAATACACACCACCAACTATGGTCAGAGGTGGTACAACTATTGacgataataataatggttattataataaaatatagacgATTTAATGTATTCTTTATGTGTTTTTTCTtccataatataaattttcacttatataaaatcattaagCGTGTACGTTACTTTAAGGGGATTCGTATTTACATACAGAGTGGAAAAAAAAACCGATCAAACACAAGTGCAATAGACTCCATCATAAAACAACgcattacttttaatattttgtaaatatgacCCAATTTTGTTAgtgataaattcaaaaaaaatgaatgtttctTGAGAAAATGGACCAACAttggatttttgtttatattgtcTTAAATAAACTGTTTGTGAAACCTTTGGTTCTGTATTTATGATAAATGGAAgaaggtattcatgaattgttatatattttcttcatttggttaaaaaatatctactaaatttattaaaaattaattttaattagctaggccgattaattttaaatatctggatgaccgagcttcgctcggtattcttaaacagacacaaattttatcacgaatagaagaccgttttaaatgtctccacacaaataccaatttgaatcattaactacgatatacaccaatggatgtcaggaagagttataatttgcattgtatttcattaactacgatatacaccaatagatgtcaggaagagttataatttgcattgccggtttcagtttttcatgaaaaaaggaataaaacgacgtttttttaaaatgaaaccttgttagatcgacttatcgccccaaaaaacccctacatactcattttttagaaaatctttggagccatttccaagatcgtaaatatatatatacaagaattgctcgtttaaatatataagatttcatGCAGTTTAAATTCAGCAGGAAAAGAAAGAAgaaatatgtaatatgaaaacaaaaatttattaacgagtatattgaaaattttgcactatttcgaatatttttttgtaattatttccaTTCTTAAGTATGTTcgtaattatttcataatatatttcattcgaTTAGACTCGGTCTATAtactaaaattgtaattaacaataaacaatataagtcttttaaaaaaaaactaattttatgtaGTTACTAATAGATAGTtctaaagaatcattaaaaaatatcgtaatgaaatgattgataataattactatCATTGTATTAATTTACACCGTATATAGGTTGATTTGATAAgccaattttttcaattccaaaaaaaaaaaacagaaaattaagtaaatatggAATTAATCGTAATATATGTGTTATACTGAACGCTTTTAAAAAtctagtaataataaataaaattagaatatgAGCTACTTTTTTAATCACTCAAGTTTTTAGAGGCTTTCGTTATTTGATTCATTATTTGAGGTATACTTTCTATAAAATTCgccattaaaatgtaatataaattattcagtaattacattattgatagattataatatacatactttGCTGTAATCCTCTTCGGTTAACCAGGACTGTTGTggctcattttgtttttttactgttGTACCAATGCGTCTAGTTTCGTCAGAATTTGGTGGCATTCTGGTTGGAAGTAGATCCGATTGTAAATCACtgtaacaaatagaaaaatatccgttagtttcaaatttataaaataaaacaagccaTGGATAGATCTGGGTAGTGGGCAGCGCGGTGCGATCCTTGATCCATATTGCCGTTAATGTGCTttgatcgacacctcaacgaagtcgatattatttttgttctcGTGATATCGGCGACGTAAAAATGACTACGTACGTACGCACATACATACTTTTTctccaaatttttgttaatgccttgtcctagCCATCAAACGtgaagatatgttgaaaatttcgatttcgaaaatcggatccATTACAACAACTTCctatattttagttaataaataattttcgtataaatattaaaaaacaaacactgAATAACTCGATTAATaggcaatttttatttagaaaaattcatggttttaaaaatacattgaaaaaaattgaatcccAATTCTGGTAAACGTTAATTTGCTAAGagataagaaatatatttatattagtgtatgtatgtaatatacttacatattgtatacaaattatatacaatatattcgTTTAACAGTTCAAAATAACGGGTATTTGGAATATCTTAAGCAACTCTTGAAAGACGAGTGATAAACAACATAAACACCATCTTTCATTATATTTGTTTGCGTTTTATAAGAGCTGAGCAGTGAATAGGTCCTAAATGAGGTAATTAACACAACAATTGACCAGGATGGCGCATAATTAGAACATTTTAATATCGAGAATTCTCTCTCTACTACCTTTTAGAGCTTGTAAGAGTATGGTTTCTGAGAAGAGTATTTAAAGTATTGTCGTCAAGTCATCTTGCAATCATGCTAAACAAAGCAGTAGTGTCCTCATAGCTAGAGTTAAGCTGTGGTAAAGCGGGTTCACAAAAagtaatttccaaaaaattactgATAATGCCCAAACTTTTTAGAAATTGAAAGCGATATGGTAGtaattttaggaattttttttagttttctcaaGTTTTGAAAGAGATTGTTCAAGATTTTTCAGGAAGCAATTCTTGCTTGAAAATCAAGTTAATTGTACGTCGTCAATAAGTGAGTATAACAAAAGTTTGAGTCGCGACCAGAATTTTAATAACTGACTAACGTTAATttacgatttttgttttttttaaactttgttcgTCTGAAATATAGCTTActtaatagattaaaaataatttttccaaatataggTTATATAGTAATAACctatacaacttttataataaatttaaataagactGAAGGAACAGGAAACgagatgtatttaaaaaaaactggtttTTGCGACCTTTGGATCTTAAATACCTATGAACGCTGAAAAGTGcagaccatatgtgacttttgagtcaacatttgtactatcaaattaaagatttatacaaatattcagATAATTCCGTTAGATTTATAGGTTGAGCCCTTTCTAACTAAGATAAGCGGATTATTTTGCCCAGCTTTAATTGAAACAtgcatgaaattaaaataataatggtaaagtaagtaatttatatttataaatttattaaatcggaCAATcagaacaaaataaataaagtataaaaacaggtttccttttaaatttgatatttttataaggtGACTTCTCTTGGCtactgttatattattattaacattattgaTTTCAATGTTAAACTCAAAAAGAGTTATTTAACATTTACAGAAGATATTAAAGTAGTAGTGTGTATATAGGTATCCATAtaccacaaaaaatataataataataataaaacaggaAGCTTACTGTATTCGGAATCAAAATCAAGAATATATAACACAATACAACATAACAAAAAACTTCAATCATTCATTCTTTATAGAAttactttttaacttttaacatttAAGGCAttctaaaaaagtaaaataaacaattgaaaataaacaattgacggaATTAACTGATGAAATAACCTGTGTTATTGTCTAGTTTTCGAAAACTGttcgaagtattttctagaaaacttttttttttccttttttcaaaagtattttataaggCTTACtaattgaagctacctacaaattttcttttccctatcttttatagttttggagaaaatggacaccaaagctCTGCACTAATTTGCCCCTCATGGAAAAACAATGATGTCCCCTCATGGAAAAACAATTAACTTTTGTTccaagacccaagacccaattgacccatgttgatCATTTATGAACGTAAATTGACTTtgtatgtcctgagcacgctataaaaatttcagctcgaatatcttttcgtttttgagttatcgtgatgacggacggacaaacagaaatggactaattaagtgattttataaacacttatacccaaattttgtgcgtagcatcaatatttttaagcgttacgaacttgcgactaaacttaatataccttgatatatatttcatttatacaggcAAAAAAATGGAAACGGTTATTGCTTTCTAGACaaataaatttggtaaaaatttcaaatcataaatctatttataggctagctttttatttattacaacgGAACAcgaagtataattttaacatggtTACCAAAAAGTAAGTGGAtgcgaatattttaaattaagctttcaaattttacccaaatacAGCATTAGGGTGCCAAGaatgaaattcatttttgaaagatattaatttttataaaaatctgaaATGTACCAAATATAGAACCAGCCACTTAAGAAACATTATTGGACTAACCTTTAAATGCAAtagataattattgaaaaattattaaaaaccgaTACGCATAAGCCTTACATATAAAGTTCTAATAAAATTCAGGTCAATTCATGAGCAGTAGAACAGATgttctatattaaattttgctggatttaagaaaaaagttctGTGAGTAAAAATGGATCGAAATGCGATGTTTAAATCGACACTTTGTTAGAATGCCGAATAAGAGTTACACCCTGTTTATAATAGAATTTGCaggtaaaaatacaaactttaacTGCCTTTAAAAGGAACATTAATAAGTGCACTTTTCTTTCTTATAAGAAAGTATAAAATCAGTATTTTCACCTGTTTGTTACATTTGCCATTGGTTACAACTTGAGACCTCAACgataatgtttattttgaaatttttttcttcaatttattttttagttcacagtgttaaaaaaaaggttACTTTGAAAATAGTTGATTGATTTAATCACACACTTATTCTTCTCGACGcttccaatatttttttcaaggcTGACCAAAAATGTctgaaaaaacactttttgaccGGAAATACAACGTAAAAACTGTtgctttagaaaaaaatttttaggggcAAAACTGTGTATCTATAGCTCAATTGAAATATTAGGATTCCCTAGTTTGATTTTAAGATTTAAcctgtttaaaatttatctttccTTCCAGATTATTTACAAGTGAGACTTGGTTATTTTACCAGTAAGTCACTAATACTGTAACGCGTAGATTTTGACTAAATtcttggaaaatcgaaaaacaagaagtaatttattacaaaatatgcaTCCATGTAAATGTAATAGAAACAATTTCTAATATGGTAGGCCATAAACACTATTAATTATGTAGACAATTAATACTTTTATTGCTGTGTCCTATAAAAGTGATTCTGTGACgccaaaataaaacaattttattatatgccaatatatacataaaatattacgaGGTCTTAATAGTTATGTTATTAtagaacaatttatttttcacatctattatagaaaaaaatgtatgtaattcataaaaaatcatttcattgtAAATTATTGCGAACATTGTTTAAATTTCAGTACTAGTTAGCAATAAAACAATGTCTCTTCCTTCCGTAACTACATCAAACGCATCTTTGATTTATTGATTTCcatattctatataaaatagataCTCTTGTACtactttactaaaaattatttcaagtgcatatgtaatttaaagtaattttaataaacttagtCATGTATAACATAAACAGTTAAACTATTGACATAAATCTATAAATTACTAGTTTTGTatcatattatagtttttttttaaaacaataataacaataatcatatATGCAAAAATACACACAATCGATTAAATACaagataatacaaaaataatcatctATTGATGTGGTAAAGTAGTAGCGTATACAGGCTTttctttaaagatttaaaatttaaatcaaactcataaagattatatcaattatttatcaattaccGATATTCGGTTCattggaaagataattttatgtcaTTTGTGTTAAAATATGACTTTGGACCCAATGGAACCTAGTGAAAACCACACATAATACAGGAGTCaatttgaatttagtagatagtttttccttgatatattttgttattcgtCTGCTTAGACCTATGGAATAATAAAGCATaacaaatatgtaaaattgCAGCATATGTGTGATCTTATATCTGGTTTATTTTTTCTCGAGATATGTAAATCTTGCCGATAAACCAgacacataaaattaattggaatCCTATATTTGCCTTTATATTGATGGCGGGCATATGCCTAACTGCTCTATACAAAGGTCGAAAACTCGATTTccgatttttgtaatgtttCTAATGGAAAATGAAGTTTCTGATTCCTCTAAACGATTTTCTGAATGTAACTATTTCTTGGCCTatgtttttttctcaaaatcgccgaaaaattacgttttacgtttctaaaaaaaaacgaaaacaattCGATCTCAGAAAAATTCATGAGGATATGCGAGAAACATAAGTATATGTTCGAATAGACAACACCAAAACAAAGTAACTACTGGTGAAAGGAATCTTAGTTAACGCACTTCTGGTACTACAAGGCCGATGTGGCCTGAGTACAACCGTAGGCGCTTACAAGCGCCGAAAATCTTACGCCGCCTCATTACGATTGTTGCAAGAGTTGCAACAGTGGAAACGATGTCCTATCTTCTTTGCCACTGTCTAGCCATGGGGAGATAGATTCACTTGAGCAGGATTGAAAACCTGTATGGCCTGAAGtacgttgacgtcaaagcactcctgctgtttttAAGccgctccaaatggttcatggattaATGGGTGAGGATGGATCAATATACCTACACAACAAATCTTATGATCTAAATGTGTCCCACCTCAGGCAGGCATTCCAATCAAACCTGGCCTACTTtgtaaacaatgttttttccaaAAGGTCATTCTCGAAAATGTTTCTCTATTTAAAACCACGTCTAtggaaataaagtttaaaagagttcaataaacaaacacaaagGTACGtgcataaatatatacatttatttataaaatgtttagaaCACTTatattgtattcaaaaaatataaatcaccaGAGCGTGACTATCACTGCAATATTATCATCTTTATTTCaactattattttgtttaagatttttttttctatgttttatagaatattttaagtACACGGGAgatttaaaacacaataaaatagaaTACTTGATGTCTGGCTGGCATTGAAacgtataattattttaccaaaaccaaaaaaacatttaatgctATTGTTTTTCTATGAGAATATATGAATACACATCTGCATGAGTGATTCTAACTTGGGAATCGACAAAAAGGTACTTCTCAAGTATTTGCGAGAATTTTGCATGTTTAGGGTTTCAATAAAAGCAAATTAATGCACTTACTAACAcgggaaaaaaattcttaacatcaaccgatatgaggttgtcacAACTTCATCGCGAGATCTAATATGGCAAATGGAGctacgaatgtgatacaactaccgtatgGGGTTGAGAGGTGAAGtggacacaaacgcatgagatGTATGAAAgtatatactgtctaacaaatttcaaatattgttgttttgaaatgcaacatagtattgtggtgttaaatttatatatttgggCTTTTTTTTGCGTTGACCTTtaaaaggctaattttcttaagaaaaattttgaaaactaatattcattagttaaaaacatgacaaatatataaagaaaattatagcaaGCGGCActcttttttctataaaatacaattaaaatgattaaattgtATGCATTTGTAAGTTATTTCTTctttctataagtgattttctctaaatctttaggcatcaatatttcaaaagctATGGTATAGAcggaaaattttactcttaattttcgtctaattttcccaaattctaacagaatttattactaaaattcGAAACAGAAGTCTCAAGAATCATCATACAAAAAGTCAAATCAGTTTTGGTTTTGGTCATTATTTGATATTTGAGATACGtaaatttcgaattttgaaGCACAGTAAGAATCCACGTTTTCGTCATTAGTGTATCTCCTAATTACAATTGGCACATGAGTAGTGCCCATGCATTGttaaaaaagttgataaaaatatcattactaCTATCAAGTCACACattgtttaattaaagttaatgatcgaaagtttttggaaaaaatagaatcgacacaaaaacaaattaaatcctATTATTTTTACCTATAATGAAGTTTAATTAACCATGTTAAGAGACCTTTTTAGATATAAGAgtattatttaaagttatttacgcataatcaaatgttgaaaaaaattgtttagtgcCAGTAAATTGTTTAGTACTCTTTTAGAGTGTTTATTTTTAAGACCAGCAACCTTTTGCGCTGgatttttctttagtttttgttatacatttctttttatttgaagatagTGCTCCGTCAGTATCGTTATCCGAAACCCTTAACATTAGCGAGAAGATACATTacgataaataatataaatagtgtttttttgaTGTCGGTTAAAAATGCAATCGCAGAATTTTAATGATGTGGTTCAGCTTGTATAAAATAGCTCGCAGtgtctgtaaaaatattttccaaactgaatacaaaatcagttcaaaatgcttttttttactGTTGCTGTTTTGTGCttttcatgtaagtaaaaaattctAACATTTACGTATTTATCAGatgtaattttattctttttagtaACATCAAGCTCACCCTTGACAAATCGCATCATTAATGGCACCCTCGCACCATTTGTACCATGGATAGCAAATATTTTAACAGAGTATAAATCAGTACCTATACCATATTTTCCACAAGCTTCGTATATATCAATCGAACGTGACTGCGGAGGCAGTATAATTGCTCCTAATTGGGTTTTAACAGCCAGACATTGTATTTTTACTCATGAAAATAAACCTTTGTCTGAGGTAAgcacattattttttgttagttaATCTGAGCCTCACTCaattcgaaatttcaaattatgtatttgCAATTTACCAAAAGCGCTgtatttttcaacaaatgtttgtattaaaagcttcttttttttatgaaaatattttaaaaaactagacTACAAAATCATATTTGTAGGAATTCCATGTAAGTGTTGGaagtaataatttgtatagcGGTCAAGTTATAAAAGTAATTGACATCGTTGTCTTCAATTCCGACCCTGAAGATGATCTTGCTCTTTTGAAATTGGAAAGTGATGTAAAGATCATCCCAATCAAAGTACAGTATGAAGATAATTTGCATTACGAAGGAAGATTAGCTACAATTTATGGATGGGGCAAAACAGAACTATTTAATTCGACAAACCTTTTAAGAAAAACTAATGTACAACTTATAGATCGTGAACAATGTGGACAGAaaagatttatttgttttgatccTAGCCTTACACATTCAAACGCTTGTTCTGGAGACAGTGGTGGACCAATGATTGTTCAAGAAAACGGAGAAACACGATTAATTGGTGTTGCTCATGCTGTATACGTCACTAAGGACGGCTCATGTGCAGAAGGTTTGGGTAAACCTTCGTTGTATGTTAGTACAGCATATTATGGTTCGTGGATTCAAAGTGTTATTGGTTAATGACTTTAATGTCACATTACATggatatttttcgtttgaatttattgaaataaattgatttattcaaacattacataaataaattgtttcttaaaattatttccgtCCTGTcgctctattagctcagttggttaaggcgtaaccaattccgcccgCGTCATCTAAAAACCCGtgttaattcattaaaaaatctcttcaaatcattataaaaatttaatatgaaaccatattttagaatttatagCTCTAAACATGTTAATTCACAATTCAATtagtaaatgaaaattgtttattttgaaaaagtgaaattttccaagaatagtacttattattataatattattgttttgcagataaaatcataatttttatataataaaattttttgaataacaaattattcaatGTTCAAGCTATCGTTTGTATAGCATAGGTTATAGACACAGATACAGAgtgattcatttaaattatatcaagAACGcccaatatcaataaaaattatgaagttcgataattttttcatttttgtcaatCAAAAGTAAAACTACAAGGACTACTCCGTACTGTAATATCTATTTAAAGACCTTGAATATAACTTTCGCATCAGTGCAAAGCAAATTAcagaatattgaattttatcaatataaaaaatatttatgtaatttttgatcagttttaagcaagaaagtattcttgtgattttttctccaGACGcctagttttcaaaataaaaattcttgaaaaattaaaaattcaatattcgagtttaagaaaaatgagtcattttttttcaatatctgagggaattcgcttagatAGCGCAGCTTTGGCGCtacgaatttttgaattttagatGGATTTTGATATTTCTCCAAAAGGGCATATGAAATCAAACAAACTGAATTATAtgaaggatttttttaaaatcatttttattggattataataaatcactctgtatttaatttttatttcaaaatattacaaaattaacaataaacaaataagaTGTTCTGTGTACTTATATGTTGTCTAATGGTAATTGAtagtgtaatataatattttgaatgggaaaacaaattatattatgatggatatgttaaattattatttagaaaaaatggaaAGAATATTATAATCAACTAaagaatattacaataaattataataacttaaagtcataaaataatatcgcaattataaaatatcgCCTTTGTTATATATCTTGTttatattagatattatattattgagaatttacataatttgaattcgttaattttttctttacggaaatattatgataaattttttaaaaatttacgtaGATTTCTCATTGGTTGGTCCTGT
This region includes:
- the LOC123295681 gene encoding trypsin-7-like, with product MLFFTVAVLCFSLTSSSPLTNRIINGTLAPFVPWIANILTEYKSVPIPYFPQASYISIERDCGGSIIAPNWVLTARHCIFTHENKPLSEEFHVSVGSNNLYSGQVIKVIDIVVFNSDPEDDLALLKLESDVKIIPIKVQYEDNLHYEGRLATIYGWGKTELFNSTNLLRKTNVQLIDREQCGQKRFICFDPSLTHSNACSGDSGGPMIVQENGETRLIGVAHAVYVTKDGSCAEGLGKPSLYVSTAYYGSWIQSVIG